Genomic DNA from Clostridium sp. BJN0013:
GGCAAATAGTTTAATAATAATTGAATCATAGACAATAAAAATGGAAAACAAGAATAGTATTTCTTTATCATTTTGTTACACTGCTCCATTACTTCATCAAAAGGTTTTGTAGCAAATTCATGTGAAAGTTTATTGTAAATTTTTTTAATGTCTTCCTTTGTAAGTTGTGGAGAATATCCCAATAATTCATCCACTGAAACATTAAAATAGGTTGCAAGTTCAGGAAGAAGTAAAATATCAGGATAACTTAATCCTGATTCCCATTTGGAAACAGATGCTTTAGAAACTCCAATATAATCTGCTAACTGCTCTTGTGTTATTCCTTTCTCTTTTCTTTTTTGAATAATGCATTTACTTATATTTAGTTCTTTCATATCTATCACCTCTAATGATATTTTATGTATTAAGTCATTTCCTGTCGATGGATTTATAGTTGATTTTAATGAAATAAGTTAACTTACAGGAAACTTCCTTCAATAATTAAAGCCCTGCTTCTCTTGATTAAGCAAGGCTAATATAGATAATTTTTACTTGTAACAGCATTGAGTAAACTCTCGCCTTTCAAGTATATTTAACTTCATTTACCATATTATATATAATTACCTAAAATCTTTTATTATTCATATTTATTATTTGAATTTCTAAGTTACCTGTAACAAGTTTACTGTTCCTTACTATACCAATTTCTGATAACTAATGTACTTTCTTCACTTGGGTAATAACGTTTATCCTTATCTTGTTTGCCTATTGCGAATACAGAAAACCCCAGAAACCATGGCTCATTCTCAAATTCTCTTCTATAAGCTTCAAAGCAATTAGCTTGTTCAACATTATTTACAATGCTATTTTCATCTGGATCCCATGGATGAAATGATGCTTCATCAGTTTTAGGAAAACCAATCTCTCCAAAGAAGATAGGTTTATTCCATTTATCATAAAAATTTTTTATCTCTTGTTTTATATTTTGGTTTCTAACTTCTCCATTTACAGATATCTGTGAACTTTCTATTGCACTTACAAGATTTTCCGCAGTATTTGTAGCATTATTTGTAAGTTCGAAATAAGCTGCAATAGATATAAAATCTAGTTTTGAAAACAACTTATTATTTAGCTTGTTTTCATAGTCAGTAATACTTTTAGTATCCCATGATGCTGTATACCACCAATTAGTTCTATAGGTTACTAATCCTTTATAATAGGTTCTAACATAATCTATGGTATCACACCAATTTTTTTCTTCAGGTTCTATATTTACAAAATTACTCCCTATGTTTAGTGCATCTACATTGTATGGTACTGCAATATCATCTATTAATGTCTTTAATACATTTGCCCTCCAATTTAAAAAGAAAGTATCCATATCATCTGGATTCCAATCTGTTTCAATATCCTCTCCCCCAGCTATCCAGGGATAAGGCTCTAGTATTATATTTATATTTTTACCATTTAATTGTTTAATTAAGTTTATTGCTTTCTCTTCGCTTGATCTGTCAACTCTCATACCACTTGAAGAAAGATTATCTATTTCTATTTTTACAGGTATATTTAAGGTATTCAATTGAAACTTATCTATATCACTTAAGGCTTGTTCAATGTCATAGTCTGTAGATAGATTTCCTGATTTAATCTTCTTTCCATTTAACATTTCACCTTCATTACTTTTAATATTAAAGTTCAATGTGTATTCTTTATTCAAAGTCTTACCTTTAGTAGAATGCACCTGATTTCCGATGTTTAATATGTAACTTTCTCCTGCCGTATATCCCCCTTGAGGAGCTGTCACTGTAACTGTTTTACTATCCTGACCTAATTGTATTCCCACATTTACTTTATCACCTTTACTGTCTGTTACAGTTATTCCTTGCCTGGTTAAGTCGTCAAATTCAACATCACTTGTAAATTTGATTGTCCATGTTTTATTAGCATCTACTGTTTGATTGTCAGTAAAGCTTACTGCTTTTACATTAGGTGTAATTAATAAAAAAATACCAAAAAAAGTTGCCATTAAAATTTTGTTTTTCAATTTATCCATCCCCTTATTATTACTTATATACTTAATTATATATTTTGGGGCAACAATAATCTACATAGTACTCTTATATACCTAATAGGTTTTGCACGAAGGTATACTCATTAAAAAGAAATAAGTAATTTTTTATTTCCCAAGCTCTACTGAAAATATACCTGAAAATGATAAACATTATTTCCAATCTGCTGAAAATAAACCTGAATACTTAACCGGCATATATTTATCAAAAAATTCTTTTCTATCTTTTTCAGGATTTAAGTCCTCAAATTCACTTGGAAATAAGAATTTTGCCATTTCCTCAACACCAGCAAAATTATAAGGTCGAATATAAAGATTGTAATGAAGTGCGTAAAGCCTTCCATTTTTAATTGCATTTAAATCAGACCATCCCGCTCTTTGGGTGTAAAGGCTTAAATGCTCATTAGCACTTTGCCCAGTTGCAAAAAATCCAAGACGCATAATATTATCAGTTGGACTCCAGTTAGCTCCACCTATGATAATAATATCAGGATTTGAGGCAAGTACCTTTTCGGCATTTAATGGCTGGCCTGTGACACCAATACTAATATTATCTGCGCCGAGTTTGTCCCAAACATAACCCCAACTGGTTTTCACATCACCATCTGTCTGACCAATCTTATCTGGAGCCACATTGCCGCACTCCCAATATAATACAGGCTTTTTTATTCCGCTTGAAATAACTTTTTGAACTCTTTGCAGCACAGCATCAGTTTTCTGGTTAGCATAATCCACCATTTCATCAACTTTCGATTCTTTACCCAGCATTTTTCCTACCATTTTTATACTCTTTCCAGGTCCATAAAAAGGATCGGAATTATTATCCATAATAACAACAGGCAATCCTGTAGAAATCATTTTCTGTATGCAATTTTTATTGTAGAATTGTTTATCAACAATGATTATATCTGGATTTAAATTCACAACAGATTCAACACTTATTGCATCGTCATACACACTGCCAAGGGCAGTCATTTTATCAAGATTCTTGTATACTTTTGAAAACATATTATATCCATCAATATCGGTACTCTTGAAACTTTGGCCTACAGCCACTAATTTTGTATCTAGTTCTTTACCTAAAATTGAAGAGAGCATATATATATCCATTGTTCTCACAAGTACAATACGTTTAACATTAGTGGATAGTGTCACTTTCCTGCCAACCATATCTGTAAAAACCTTCGTTTTTGAAGCAGTTGAAGCCGGATTCGATGATGTTGAATTATTAGAACCACACCCTGAAAATGCGAAGATAAGTGCAGCTGTCAATAGCAAACCAATAATTCTAATTCCTAATTTTTTGTTTTTCATCTTGATTCCTCCTCAGCATATAATTAATTAAATTTGAGATACTATTTCATATTTTTCTCATATGCCAGACTTGATACTGTTTTCTTAGCTATATACTATTATTCATCTTTCCAGTCTTCAAAAAATACTCCAGAATAGTTAATAGGCATATATTTAGAAAAAAATTCTTTTAAATCTGCTTCTGGATCAACATCTTTAAATTGTTCCGGCCACAATTTCTTCCCAATATATTCAACAACTGCAAAATCAAAGGGATATTTGGCATAATTAAAATGAAATCCATATAATCTGCCATTTTTAATAGCTGAAAGCTCACTCCAGCCAGATCGTTTCGTATACTCTCCTAAATGTTTTTTAGCTTGTTCTTCAGTGACAAAATAACCAAATCTCATAATATTTGACGTTGGATTCCAATTTGCTCCACCTATCATAATCATATCAGGATTTGAACTTAAAACTATTTCAGGATTCAGTGATTCCGACCCGTGCCCTTCTCCTATATTTTCAGCACCTAATCTTTTAAGTAACGCTCCAAATCCAGTAGATGTCTCTCCTCTTGTGGTTCCAATTTCCTCAGGTGTTACATTCCCCAATTCAAAATAAACAGACGGCTTTTTCGAACTTTCTTTTACAGCTTTATTGGCAATCTTTAGTACATTGTCAATTCTGTCTCTAGCATATTTTACCATTTCGTCTGTCTTTTCTTTGTACCCTAACATATCACCTAACATAGACATACTGTCCAGCATACTATATAATGGATCCTTTTTAGGATTAGAGCCATCCGAATCAATAAAAACTACAGGCAATCCAACCTCAATCAATTTTTTAACGCTGCTCTTCTGCATAAAATAATAATCAACAATAATAATGTCCGGATCGAGCTCCAGCAGTTTCTCACTGCTTACTGAATCATCATATATGCTTCCACATTGTACAATTTTGTCCATGTCAAAAGTTTGTGAAAACTTTTGATACAAATCTATGTCATTGGTTTTTAAATCCTGCCCTAGAGATATTACTTTTTTGTCAAAATCCTTACCCAATATGGCCCCTAAAATATTCGTTTCCATATATCTCAGTGTGACAATTTTATTTATGTTAGTTGATAATTTTACTTTTCTGCCTGCCATGTCAGTATATGTTTTCGTTGCAGGTGTATTCTTTGCTGTTTCTTCTTTTCTTGCTGTGGTGCCACATCCAACCAAAGATATCAACATGACTGCAATGAATAACATACTCAGCAGTTTTCTCTTCATATAAATCTTTTTCATTTCAATTCCCTCCAGTTCGTATATAATTGATTTAAATATGAGATACTAATTTATATTTATTCTTATCAGTTTCAGTGGAAATGCCTACGAATTCAATAACTTGTTTACCTTGTTTATTTACATATATTTCACTATCAATTTTATATATTTCCCTTATCATTTTTTTTGTTAAGACTTCCTTAGGTGTTCCGTGAGAATAAATATTGCCATCTTTCATGACAACAATATTATCAGCATATCTTGATGTGAGATTTATATCGTGCATTACAATTATTACAATCATCTTTTTTTCATATGCTAAATTTGATACTGTATTCATTAGTGAAAATTGACGATGTATATCTAGATTATTTAATGGCTCATCTAATATGAGAATTTCTGGTTCTTTAATTATTGATTGAGCTAATGACACCATTTGAAGCTGACCGCCACTTAATTCATTAATTTTACTTTTTGCTAAGTGCTGCAATTCAAAAGCATCTAAAATATTATTTACCTTTTGTTCCTGCTTTTTACTAACTTTAAGATTTAGTGTATTTATTAGTCCTAAAAGCACAGCTTCAAAAACAGTAATTGAAGCATCATTTTGTGTTGTTTGGGGCAAGTAACCTACCTTTTGCTTAATAAATTCTTTTTTCTGTTTCTTAATGCTTTCACCTTGGTAATACATTTCACCATCACACTTATATATATTTAAAATACACTTAACTAATGTAGACTTTCCTGAACCATTTGGCCCAATAATTGCAGTTACATTATTATGAAAAGTCAAACTAATATTATTTAGAGAAAATTTAGAAGAATGTTTATAATTAATATTCTGTATTTTAAGACTCATACTCTTCTCACCTTCCTTGTTTTAAAATAAGTACCAATAAAAACGGAATACCTATAATTGAAGTAACTATTCCTAAAGGAATCTGTACCCCTGATATGGCAACCTTGCTTAGCACAGATGAAACTGATAACATAAATGCTCCAGTTAACATAGATGCCGGAATAAAAAACCTTTGTTCTTCTCCTACTAAAGACTTAGCTACATAGGGTGCAACTAGTCCAACAAAGCCTATGGTTCCAACAAAGCAAACTGCGATGGATGTTA
This window encodes:
- a CDS encoding Ig-like domain-containing protein; the encoded protein is MKNKILMATFFGIFLLITPNVKAVSFTDNQTVDANKTWTIKFTSDVEFDDLTRQGITVTDSKGDKVNVGIQLGQDSKTVTVTAPQGGYTAGESYILNIGNQVHSTKGKTLNKEYTLNFNIKSNEGEMLNGKKIKSGNLSTDYDIEQALSDIDKFQLNTLNIPVKIEIDNLSSSGMRVDRSSEEKAINLIKQLNGKNINIILEPYPWIAGGEDIETDWNPDDMDTFFLNWRANVLKTLIDDIAVPYNVDALNIGSNFVNIEPEEKNWCDTIDYVRTYYKGLVTYRTNWWYTASWDTKSITDYENKLNNKLFSKLDFISIAAYFELTNNATNTAENLVSAIESSQISVNGEVRNQNIKQEIKNFYDKWNKPIFFGEIGFPKTDEASFHPWDPDENSIVNNVEQANCFEAYRREFENEPWFLGFSVFAIGKQDKDKRYYPSEESTLVIRNWYSKEQ
- a CDS encoding ABC transporter ATP-binding protein, whose amino-acid sequence is MSLKIQNINYKHSSKFSLNNISLTFHNNVTAIIGPNGSGKSTLVKCILNIYKCDGEMYYQGESIKKQKKEFIKQKVGYLPQTTQNDASITVFEAVLLGLINTLNLKVSKKQEQKVNNILDAFELQHLAKSKINELSGGQLQMVSLAQSIIKEPEILILDEPLNNLDIHRQFSLMNTVSNLAYEKKMIVIIVMHDINLTSRYADNIVVMKDGNIYSHGTPKEVLTKKMIREIYKIDSEIYVNKQGKQVIEFVGISTETDKNKYKLVSHI
- a CDS encoding ABC transporter substrate-binding protein — encoded protein: MKNKKLGIRIIGLLLTAALIFAFSGCGSNNSTSSNPASTASKTKVFTDMVGRKVTLSTNVKRIVLVRTMDIYMLSSILGKELDTKLVAVGQSFKSTDIDGYNMFSKVYKNLDKMTALGSVYDDAISVESVVNLNPDIIIVDKQFYNKNCIQKMISTGLPVVIMDNNSDPFYGPGKSIKMVGKMLGKESKVDEMVDYANQKTDAVLQRVQKVISSGIKKPVLYWECGNVAPDKIGQTDGDVKTSWGYVWDKLGADNISIGVTGQPLNAEKVLASNPDIIIIGGANWSPTDNIMRLGFFATGQSANEHLSLYTQRAGWSDLNAIKNGRLYALHYNLYIRPYNFAGVEEMAKFLFPSEFEDLNPEKDRKEFFDKYMPVKYSGLFSADWK
- a CDS encoding ABC transporter substrate-binding protein; the protein is MKKIYMKRKLLSMLFIAVMLISLVGCGTTARKEETAKNTPATKTYTDMAGRKVKLSTNINKIVTLRYMETNILGAILGKDFDKKVISLGQDLKTNDIDLYQKFSQTFDMDKIVQCGSIYDDSVSSEKLLELDPDIIIVDYYFMQKSSVKKLIEVGLPVVFIDSDGSNPKKDPLYSMLDSMSMLGDMLGYKEKTDEMVKYARDRIDNVLKIANKAVKESSKKPSVYFELGNVTPEEIGTTRGETSTGFGALLKRLGAENIGEGHGSESLNPEIVLSSNPDMIMIGGANWNPTSNIMRFGYFVTEEQAKKHLGEYTKRSGWSELSAIKNGRLYGFHFNYAKYPFDFAVVEYIGKKLWPEQFKDVDPEADLKEFFSKYMPINYSGVFFEDWKDE